In Numidum massiliense, a single genomic region encodes these proteins:
- a CDS encoding polysaccharide deacetylase family protein encodes MNRYINPHNWYLSTPPTPFATLDSRLVFPRQAFNQTFYPHNSWFYRRDQWLQRYRSWLQQVPPMQGGTERSGGRPPYPRIIDWHARYPQDVILKGPEKKEVALTFDDGPDGEYTPRILTVLSNYGVKATFMVIGTRIQEQPSVFQRMLREGHVVGNHTWNHLNLARENRETIRSELTRTSDEMQRVGGVRPLLFRPPYGALNEEVISVARELQYKIILWNVDSLDWTGIPTAQVTTNVLAHASLGSIVLMHSAGGPGEDLSNTVEALPRIINSLRGEGYAFKTIPQLLNISAYRT; translated from the coding sequence GTGAACCGTTACATCAACCCGCACAACTGGTATTTATCGACACCTCCAACGCCTTTTGCGACTCTCGATTCGCGCTTAGTGTTTCCACGACAAGCCTTTAACCAAACTTTCTACCCGCACAACAGTTGGTTCTACCGACGCGATCAGTGGCTACAGCGGTACCGGAGTTGGCTGCAACAAGTTCCGCCGATGCAAGGGGGCACGGAGCGAAGTGGCGGGCGTCCACCTTATCCACGCATCATTGATTGGCATGCGCGCTATCCGCAAGACGTCATTTTAAAAGGACCAGAGAAAAAAGAAGTCGCGCTAACGTTCGACGATGGTCCCGATGGCGAATACACGCCGCGCATATTAACCGTGCTGAGCAACTACGGTGTGAAAGCGACATTTATGGTTATCGGGACGCGTATTCAAGAGCAGCCGAGTGTGTTTCAGCGGATGTTAAGGGAAGGACATGTCGTCGGCAACCATACGTGGAACCATTTGAATTTGGCACGGGAAAATAGAGAAACGATTCGTAGCGAATTAACGCGGACGAGCGATGAAATGCAGCGAGTCGGCGGAGTGCGGCCGCTGTTGTTCCGCCCGCCGTACGGGGCGTTGAATGAAGAGGTTATCAGCGTTGCGCGCGAATTACAGTACAAGATCATATTATGGAATGTCGACAGTTTGGACTGGACGGGAATTCCGACCGCCCAAGTGACGACGAACGTTCTAGCGCACGCTAGCCTCGGATCGATCGTCCTCATGCACTCGGCTGGAGGACCGGGGGAAGACTTGAGCAATACGGTGGAGGCGTTGCCGCGGATCATTAACTCGCTCCGAGGTGAAGGCTACGCGTTTAAAACGATCCCCCAGTTGTTGAATATAAGTGCTTACCGCACGTAG
- a CDS encoding YgaP family membrane protein, with protein sequence MQKNVGTLDATLRITCGLTGLAWATARLVQHPDRTTPKMIAWLSAMKVAEGITRYCPMLKLLCIDTLEGKTAKDLFTNSGSNTIRA encoded by the coding sequence GTGCAAAAAAATGTCGGTACGTTGGACGCCACGTTACGCATCACGTGCGGTTTAACGGGGCTCGCTTGGGCGACGGCGCGCCTCGTTCAGCACCCAGATCGAACGACGCCAAAAATGATTGCTTGGTTAAGCGCGATGAAAGTCGCAGAAGGCATCACCCGATATTGTCCGATGCTCAAATTGTTATGCATCGACACATTAGAAGGAAAAACAGCGAAAGATTTGTTTACGAACAGCGGTTCCAACACTATTCGCGCATAA
- a CDS encoding Imm30 family immunity protein → MNSDQMLKELYDKRLMKNEDEIREFEETLAMIIANEDVSIIPSLCKVLDDDTECSEVMFGLIHSIEDLYKNDIERGLALVAKSVPSSISYSKEWMEILHYRILNHARVRSVYRKVLTNVDPLTADVIKGFLVEIKKEDPDIFSDAVDEVLKGMKC, encoded by the coding sequence ATGAACAGTGATCAAATGTTAAAAGAACTTTATGATAAGCGATTAATGAAGAATGAAGATGAGATACGGGAATTTGAAGAGACTCTAGCGATGATTATTGCCAACGAAGATGTATCTATCATTCCGAGCTTGTGCAAAGTTTTGGATGATGATACAGAATGCTCCGAGGTTATGTTTGGGTTAATCCATTCGATTGAGGATTTATACAAGAATGATATAGAAAGGGGGCTAGCGTTAGTTGCTAAATCTGTTCCCTCGAGCATAAGTTACTCCAAAGAATGGATGGAAATATTGCACTATAGAATTCTTAACCACGCTCGAGTAAGATCTGTCTATAGGAAAGTGTTAACAAATGTTGATCCATTAACGGCAGATGTAATAAAGGGTTTTTTGGTTGAAATAAAGAAGGAGGATCCCGATATATTTAGTGATGCCGTGGATGAAGTGTTAAAGGGGATGAAGTGTTAA